One genomic region from Nostoc sphaeroides encodes:
- a CDS encoding peroxiredoxin — MPLAVGTDAPAFTAKDTKGNTVSLSDFAGKTVVLYFYPKDDTPGCTKQACSFRDAQSQYQSKDIVILGVSADDEVSHQAFTQKYDLNFPLLADTDKSLITAFDVDGGGYAKRVTYVIDPNGKITHVDTSVNTTTHASDVLAALGL, encoded by the coding sequence ATGCCTCTAGCAGTTGGTACGGATGCACCTGCATTTACCGCTAAAGATACAAAGGGCAACACAGTCTCGCTATCTGATTTTGCCGGCAAGACGGTCGTTTTGTATTTCTACCCCAAAGATGACACGCCAGGTTGCACCAAACAAGCCTGTAGTTTTCGGGATGCCCAGTCTCAATATCAAAGTAAAGATATTGTCATCTTGGGAGTCAGTGCTGATGATGAAGTCTCCCATCAGGCATTCACCCAAAAATATGATTTGAATTTTCCCCTACTGGCTGACACCGACAAATCCCTCATCACAGCTTTTGATGTGGATGGCGGCGGTTATGCCAAGCGCGTCACCTACGTAATTGACCCCAACGGCAAAATTACCCATGTTGACACTAGTGTAAATACCACTACCCATGCTAGCGATGTTTTAGCTGCACTTGGGCTGTAG
- a CDS encoding Npun_F0494 family protein has translation MPAVDSQNPNIFVYPQSTVDRAERSLLCSPFNLSLFEVMGQRSVSLTAIALENGLKQGYTKRPLSELACDNALGWLIQVGVLRREVDGQGITDSYRLTPLGRQLVEQYQGKNWRTPSWRDRLADAVIRWLRIPF, from the coding sequence ATGCCTGCTGTTGATTCCCAAAACCCAAATATTTTTGTCTATCCTCAAAGCACAGTAGATAGAGCCGAGCGATCGCTACTGTGTTCGCCCTTCAATTTATCTTTATTTGAAGTCATGGGACAAAGAAGTGTGTCATTAACTGCGATCGCCTTAGAAAATGGCCTCAAGCAGGGCTATACTAAACGCCCTTTATCAGAATTAGCCTGTGACAACGCCTTGGGCTGGCTGATCCAAGTGGGTGTATTACGGCGAGAAGTCGATGGTCAGGGAATTACAGATAGTTATCGCCTGACTCCCTTGGGTCGCCAGTTGGTAGAACAATATCAGGGAAAAAATTGGCGGACACCTTCATGGCGCGATCGTTTAGCCGATGCTGTGATTCGTTGGTTGCGGATACCTTTTTAG